One genomic window of Haemorhous mexicanus isolate bHaeMex1 chromosome 17, bHaeMex1.pri, whole genome shotgun sequence includes the following:
- the GPR146 gene encoding probable G-protein coupled receptor 146: protein MWSCEALINSTENSEDHHLCHDFDLVLSIFSLLYLIICFPIGLCYNGLLVLVNLYNKATMTMPDVYFVNIAIAGLIINTLAPMYLLGLANTKWAIWNSNNEVYITFLILFNVSSLVTMYSTTLLSLDYYIERALPRTYMSSVYNTKHVCGFIWGGAMLTSFSSLLFYVCNHVSTKIIECSKMQNQEAADAIMVFIGYVVPAIAVLYALTLILRIRKEATPLDQDTGRLDPSVHRLLIATVCTQFTLWTPYYVILLVSTFTNLRGRIPDVNSIQILHFATILSKFLAFSSSFVMPLLYRYINKNFPNKLRRLLKKIHCGNQGCSHERTVVQQVMT, encoded by the coding sequence ATGTGGAGCTGTGAAGCCTTAATCAACAGTACTGAGAACAGTGAGGACCACCATCTCTGCCATGACTTTGACCTTGTGCTTTCCATCTTTTCCCTTCTCTACCTCATTATATGTTTTCCAATTGGCCTTTGTTACAATGGCCTGCTGGTCCTAGTTAACCTCTACAACAAAGCTACTATGACTATGCCAGATGTTTACTTTGTCAACATCGCCATTGCCGGCCTCATCATCAACACTCTGGCACCAATGTACCTGCTGGGTCTTGCCAATACAAAATGGGCCATCTGGAATTCCAACAATGAAGTTTATATTACCTTCCTTATTTTATTCAACGTCTCATCGTTAGTTACCATGTACTCTACCACACTGCTCAGTCTGGACTACTACATCGAGCGAGCCCTGCCCAGGACTTACATGTCCAGTGTGTACAACACCAAACATGTCTGCGGGTTCATATGGGGTGGAGCCATGCTCACAAGCTTTTCATCTCTCCTGTTCTATGTCTGCAACCACGTGTCCACCAAAATAATCGAGTGTTCCAAGATGCAGAACCAGGAGGCAGCAGATGCCATCATGGTGTTCATCGGGTACGTCGTTCCCGCCATCGCCGTTCTCTACGCGCTGACGCTGATCCTGCGGATCCGCAAGGAGGCCACGCCACTGGATCAGGACACTGGGCGCTTGGATCCCTCAGTGCACAGGCTGCTGATTGCCACAGTCTGCACGCAGTTCACCCTCTGGACACCCTATTATGTTATTCTCTTGGTAAGCACGTTTACTAACCTACGAGGAAGAATTCCAGATGtaaattccattcaaatatTACACTTTGCCACGATTCTGTCAAAATTCCTGGCTTTCTCCAGCAGCTTTGTCATGCCTCTGCTCTACAGATACATAAACAAAAACTTTCCCAACAAATTACGACGTTTGCTTAAAAAGATACACTGTGGGAACCAGGGGTGTTCTCACGAGCGCACAGTGGTACAGCAGGTCATGACATAG